From a single Flavobacterium sp. genomic region:
- a CDS encoding DUF6367 family protein, with translation MKHIKSLKQFIKERLKEKLKEYENSIYIIVEIEKDEFDALNILYEGNWTPSNVKDIWQRVDTPKFDHEKRHIHLAHKKHINTKSKQVAWNDDGKRHDKKTFDVNFKGMETAKKIARDVLKIPDDKILELYTENDKMNLILESIENMSFKSKIVILELKSNKLIKS, from the coding sequence ATGAAACACATAAAATCACTTAAACAATTCATTAAAGAACGTTTAAAAGAAAAATTAAAGGAGTATGAAAACTCTATTTACATAATTGTAGAAATTGAAAAAGACGAATTTGATGCTTTAAATATTTTATATGAGGGAAATTGGACACCTTCAAATGTTAAGGATATTTGGCAACGTGTTGATACACCAAAGTTTGATCACGAAAAACGTCATATCCATTTAGCTCATAAAAAACATATCAACACCAAATCAAAACAAGTTGCTTGGAATGATGATGGCAAGAGACATGACAAAAAAACATTTGATGTTAATTTTAAAGGAATGGAAACAGCAAAAAAAATAGCACGAGATGTTTTAAAAATTCCAGATGATAAAATTTTAGAACTCTATACGGAAAATGACAAAATGAATCTTATTCTTGAAAGTATTGAAAATATGTCTTTTAAATCTAAAATAGTGATACTCGAACTAAAATCTAACAAACTAATTAAAAGCTAA
- the mauJ gene encoding methylamine utilization protein MauJ codes for MRIYEVQFYIDGPIKFENNINFQTTKELDLGRVFDSEINIRTTQRGNVIYATVFTNDIDRAEKVAALFIGKMLDVLTVITNCKLDISLFENRQITHNIRTIVNVNEIQQAFELARVLNLDPERSKMLRAYSWYRKGLNSENTLDKFLAFWNSISVVSDAFCEENERTRNGIINKIWNCFIQVWGQCPNWPIINGNENWVNVHNAIRNQIAHGGVTVDIEYVNNILDKITDLEKVNFKFLKDFSQRLDIQLR; via the coding sequence ATGAGAATTTACGAAGTACAGTTTTACATTGATGGGCCAATTAAGTTTGAAAACAATATAAATTTTCAAACTACTAAAGAACTAGACTTGGGTAGAGTATTTGACAGCGAAATTAATATAAGAACTACACAAAGGGGAAACGTTATTTATGCGACAGTTTTTACAAATGATATTGACCGTGCAGAAAAAGTAGCAGCACTTTTTATTGGTAAAATGCTAGATGTTTTGACAGTTATTACAAATTGCAAACTTGACATCAGTCTATTTGAAAATAGACAGATTACTCACAACATCAGGACAATTGTGAATGTGAATGAAATACAACAAGCATTTGAATTGGCTAGAGTATTAAACTTAGATCCAGAAAGAAGTAAAATGTTAAGAGCATACAGTTGGTATAGAAAGGGGTTAAATTCTGAAAATACACTTGACAAATTTTTAGCATTTTGGAATTCAATTTCTGTAGTTTCTGATGCTTTTTGTGAAGAAAATGAAAGAACTCGAAACGGTATTATAAATAAAATCTGGAACTGCTTTATACAAGTTTGGGGACAGTGTCCAAATTGGCCAATTATTAATGGTAATGAAAATTGGGTAAATGTACACAATGCAATAAGAAATCAAATTGCGCATGGTGGCGTTACGGTCGATATAGAATATGTAAATAATATTCTTGACAAGATAACCGATTTAGAAAAAGTAAATTTTAAATTTTTAAAGGATTTTTCACAAAGACTAGATATTCAGTTACGATGA
- a CDS encoding site-specific DNA-methyltransferase — translation METVNDYMPLSNDWNNERLQNLKQMFPDWFTSEGTLNIDEVKKAVNPDSVNETERYEFRWFGKSFEKRKAFTPSNATLVFDEERSVNPETSENLIIEGENLEVLKLLSGSYREKIKCIYIDPPYNTGNDFVYNDNFTQDKKAYWEESEYVENGIVIDTNSETDGRYHSNWLNMMYSRLLVARQLLSDDGIIFISIDDNEVHHLRKLCDEVFNEENFIGCIVRTTGQTTGQDSDGLGSSFDYLLVYSKNTNRALNGLPLTEHDLKRFENEDDKGKYAYDQMRKTGSNDKREDRPNMYYPVINPDGEELYPIGPGGYESRWRFEKNTYDRLVDEGFILWKKTKKEDVEIWWPYVKYYLEGRTKRPSPLWDDLDGNKKAARDLRSLFNGKKIFDFPKPVQLLERIISISCDKDDDIVLDFFGGSGSTGHAVYSLNEKDGGTRKYILVQVPEKSDEKSEAFNEGYKKISDITIERNKRVVEKLIKVKAEEKPDLFSGDKNAEEKKQALSGLGFKVFKLQKSNFPRVEFAPNPELSDAENLEALKKYIADKENQLVNAFNRDELITEILLKNNFTLNYKTVPQPHFKKNEMVLAKDEEKETLICLDVSIDEDTIEYFKTNTDKKFICLERALDTTKKYNLKHYLGDKFNAF, via the coding sequence ATGGAAACAGTTAACGATTATATGCCTTTAAGTAACGATTGGAACAACGAACGTCTACAAAATTTAAAGCAAATGTTTCCCGATTGGTTTACAAGTGAAGGAACTTTAAATATAGACGAAGTTAAAAAAGCAGTTAATCCTGATAGCGTTAATGAAACTGAGCGTTACGAATTCCGTTGGTTTGGCAAAAGCTTCGAAAAACGTAAAGCTTTTACTCCTAGCAATGCCACTTTGGTTTTTGACGAAGAACGTAGTGTAAATCCAGAAACAAGTGAAAACTTAATTATTGAAGGTGAAAATCTTGAAGTGTTAAAACTGTTAAGTGGAAGTTATAGAGAAAAAATAAAATGTATTTATATCGACCCGCCTTATAACACAGGAAATGATTTTGTATACAATGATAATTTTACCCAAGATAAAAAAGCTTATTGGGAAGAATCAGAATATGTAGAAAACGGTATTGTTATTGATACAAATTCTGAAACAGATGGTCGTTATCATTCGAATTGGCTGAATATGATGTATTCACGTTTATTAGTTGCAAGACAATTACTAAGTGATGATGGCATAATATTTATTTCAATAGATGATAACGAAGTTCATCATTTAAGAAAATTATGTGATGAAGTTTTTAATGAAGAAAATTTCATAGGCTGTATTGTAAGAACGACAGGGCAAACAACAGGACAAGATAGTGATGGTTTAGGTAGTTCTTTTGATTATCTTCTTGTATATTCTAAAAACACGAATAGAGCATTAAATGGTCTTCCTTTGACTGAGCATGATTTGAAAAGATTTGAAAATGAAGACGATAAAGGTAAGTATGCTTACGACCAAATGCGTAAAACAGGTAGTAATGACAAAAGAGAAGATAGACCTAACATGTATTATCCTGTAATAAATCCTGACGGTGAAGAATTGTATCCGATTGGCCCAGGTGGTTATGAAAGTCGTTGGAGATTTGAAAAAAACACTTATGATAGATTGGTAGATGAGGGTTTTATCTTGTGGAAAAAAACAAAAAAAGAAGATGTCGAAATTTGGTGGCCATACGTAAAGTACTATTTAGAAGGAAGAACAAAAAGACCTTCTCCACTATGGGATGATTTAGATGGGAATAAAAAAGCAGCACGCGATTTAAGAAGTTTATTCAATGGCAAAAAAATATTTGATTTTCCAAAACCTGTACAATTATTGGAAAGAATAATTTCTATTTCTTGCGACAAGGATGATGATATTGTTTTAGACTTTTTCGGTGGTTCGGGTTCAACAGGGCATGCAGTGTATTCACTTAATGAAAAAGATGGAGGAACTCGTAAATACATCTTAGTCCAAGTTCCTGAGAAATCAGATGAAAAGAGCGAAGCTTTTAATGAAGGATATAAAAAGATTAGTGATATCACAATCGAACGTAATAAAAGAGTTGTTGAGAAATTAATTAAAGTAAAAGCGGAAGAAAAGCCCGATTTATTTTCTGGGGATAAAAATGCGGAAGAAAAAAAACAGGCTCTTAGTGGATTAGGCTTCAAAGTATTCAAACTGCAAAAATCAAATTTTCCAAGAGTTGAGTTTGCACCAAATCCAGAACTATCAGATGCAGAGAATTTAGAAGCTTTAAAAAAATACATTGCAGATAAAGAAAACCAGTTAGTAAACGCCTTTAACAGAGATGAATTAATAACAGAAATTCTCTTAAAAAATAACTTTACGCTGAATTACAAAACCGTACCGCAACCTCATTTCAAAAAGAATGAAATGGTATTAGCTAAAGATGAAGAAAAGGAAACACTAATCTGTTTAGATGTTAGCATAGATGAAGACACAATAGAGTATTTTAAAACCAATACCGACAAGAAATTCATTTGCTTAGAAAGAGCCTTGGACACCACCAAAAAATACAACCTGAAACATTATTTGGGAGATAAATTTAATGCGTTTTAA
- the dinD gene encoding DNA damage-inducible protein D has product MKKEEILQLFQQFEAVASELEGVECWSARELQKLLGYTKWENFEKVIKKAKDACNNAGEDAYNHFPDIRKTIPMPKGAEKEIDDIALTRYACYLIAQNGDSRKEEIAFAQNYFAVQTRRAEVIEQRLLEFERVKAREKLSQTEKQLSGILYERGVDNVGFGIIRSKGDQALFKLTTVQLKKKMGVPDNRPVADFLPTITIKAKDLAAEMTGLNVQSKDLKGQSRIESEHIANNTAVRNMLTQRGIIPENLPPADDVKKVQRKLVSDDKKVLKDSKKRKK; this is encoded by the coding sequence ATGAAAAAGGAAGAAATTTTACAGTTATTTCAACAATTTGAGGCAGTAGCATCTGAATTGGAAGGGGTTGAATGTTGGAGCGCCAGGGAATTGCAAAAATTACTTGGATATACAAAGTGGGAAAATTTCGAAAAAGTAATAAAGAAAGCTAAAGATGCCTGTAATAATGCAGGAGAAGATGCATACAATCATTTTCCTGACATCAGGAAAACGATACCAATGCCCAAAGGTGCTGAAAAAGAAATAGATGACATTGCATTAACGCGTTACGCATGTTATTTAATAGCGCAAAATGGGGATAGCCGTAAAGAAGAAATTGCATTTGCTCAAAACTATTTTGCAGTACAAACACGTCGTGCGGAAGTTATAGAACAAAGATTATTAGAGTTTGAAAGAGTTAAAGCAAGAGAAAAATTATCACAAACCGAAAAACAACTTTCAGGTATATTATACGAACGCGGAGTGGATAACGTAGGATTTGGTATTATTCGCTCAAAAGGAGACCAAGCTTTGTTCAAATTAACAACGGTACAATTAAAAAAGAAAATGGGTGTTCCTGACAATAGACCGGTAGCCGATTTTCTTCCAACAATCACTATTAAAGCTAAAGATTTAGCAGCTGAAATGACGGGTCTTAATGTACAAAGTAAAGATTTAAAAGGACAAAGCAGAATTGAAAGCGAACATATTGCCAATAACACTGCGGTTAGAAATATGCTTACACAAAGAGGTATTATTCCCGAAAACCTTCCGCCAGCTGATGACGTAAAAAAAGTGCAACGTAAGTTGGTTAGTGATGACAAAAAAGTATTGAAAGATTCTAAAAAAAGAAAAAAATAA
- a CDS encoding SH3 domain-containing protein — protein MTTNLQDIIKGVLKQNQTMQGAYGLTSLQAIAATIEKQNETHFNLSGLNGLTDVARSISQQMKPYNAASMVLGNSIQTQLAAIKYPKNQSALFGLTSTLEELAKLNQLASDRLSGFATSQLILSNNLTAIAKTLSQSHLNKFNSIDIVLQGISKTYLKNIALTRNWEDIYVAEEANEKIANIATELLNNSSQVTVQELDNLRQSIVTELFGLLGKTKTEKARQFIFELIAIISFLLIFYNPLVIPTDKTNTEVIETTKREIQKISKEFSTKIETELNKLNKTRTASTNVNLRYSEKKNSKVIGIVKIGQQVTVIEIRHKHLLISYLDIETGEPKSGFVTKKYFDVNK, from the coding sequence ATGACGACAAATCTTCAAGACATAATTAAGGGGGTACTAAAGCAGAACCAGACAATGCAAGGTGCATACGGACTAACTTCACTTCAAGCAATCGCTGCAACAATAGAAAAGCAAAATGAAACGCATTTTAATTTGTCAGGACTAAATGGGTTGACAGATGTTGCAAGGTCTATATCCCAACAAATGAAACCGTATAATGCAGCATCAATGGTTTTAGGAAATAGTATTCAAACACAATTAGCTGCAATTAAGTATCCGAAAAATCAATCAGCATTATTTGGGTTGACTTCTACACTCGAAGAACTGGCGAAATTAAATCAACTCGCTTCAGACAGACTTTCAGGATTTGCGACAAGTCAGTTGATACTTTCAAACAACTTAACGGCTATTGCCAAGACATTAAGCCAATCTCATTTAAATAAATTCAATAGCATAGACATTGTTTTACAAGGAATTTCCAAAACCTATTTGAAGAACATTGCTTTAACTCGGAATTGGGAAGATATATATGTTGCGGAAGAAGCGAACGAAAAAATTGCAAATATTGCAACAGAACTATTAAATAATTCATCCCAAGTAACGGTTCAAGAACTTGATAATTTAAGACAATCAATCGTTACTGAACTTTTTGGATTGCTTGGTAAAACTAAAACAGAAAAGGCACGCCAGTTTATTTTTGAATTAATAGCAATTATTAGCTTTCTTTTAATTTTCTATAATCCTCTTGTTATTCCAACAGACAAAACCAACACTGAGGTTATTGAGACCACTAAAAGGGAAATTCAAAAAATTAGTAAAGAATTTTCAACAAAAATTGAAACCGAACTTAATAAACTTAACAAAACAAGAACCGCTAGTACTAATGTCAATTTAAGATATTCGGAAAAGAAAAATTCAAAAGTGATTGGTATTGTAAAAATAGGACAGCAAGTGACTGTAATCGAAATAAGACATAAACACTTACTAATCTCCTATCTCGATATTGAGACCGGAGAACCGAAATCAGGTTTTGTAACTAAAAAATATTTTGACGTTAACAAATAG
- a CDS encoding transposase yields the protein MQNQKEVIYVVRKNKQSRFDKRLILKVVSEIEKGLPRKEAIQTYGLSVPTLDSWMRNYGSQDYKENMKRRTYNSLLKRTVVAAIEQGRLTVKEAKIAHNIKTEKIIRSWIAQYKTEKVEICIEKPSVLAKDKKTKKDLEKEALLQALKEAELKIKALNTLIDVAEDQLKIDIRKKSGAKQS from the coding sequence ATGCAAAATCAAAAAGAAGTAATTTATGTGGTTCGTAAGAACAAGCAAAGTCGTTTTGATAAGCGATTAATTTTAAAAGTTGTTTCAGAAATTGAAAAAGGGTTACCCCGAAAAGAGGCAATTCAAACTTATGGTTTAAGTGTTCCTACTTTGGATAGTTGGATGCGTAATTACGGCTCACAAGACTACAAAGAAAACATGAAGCGTAGAACGTATAATTCGCTTTTGAAGCGTACTGTGGTTGCCGCTATAGAACAAGGTAGGTTAACTGTTAAAGAAGCAAAAATAGCTCACAATATTAAAACGGAAAAAATAATTCGTAGTTGGATAGCACAATATAAAACAGAAAAAGTCGAAATTTGTATTGAAAAACCTTCTGTTTTGGCTAAAGATAAAAAAACAAAAAAAGATTTAGAAAAAGAAGCTTTACTACAAGCTTTAAAAGAAGCAGAGCTTAAAATAAAAGCCCTAAACACCCTAATTGATGTAGCCGAAGACCAACTAAAAATTGATATTAGAAAAAAGTCTGGTGCCAAGCAGTCCTAA
- a CDS encoding DEAD/DEAH box helicase family protein yields MNFKLESLKYQENAIQSIVKVFEGTEKNTFDNACFEGIRSNMTRLTLEEVKSNIQNVLFENGITEEIARLSDENDICVEMETGTGKTLVYIKTIYELFKHYGFTKFIILVPSVAIRQNIIGTFKSFDKQLEDIYGFKPNAFEYDSKKLQKVTQFIEDQHPQVMIMTLASFNSEDKILNQAQREDLFNNIPFIDAIGKTNPIIFMDEPQEGMDTENSIKQIAKLNPLFKLRYSATHKVIKNLVYRLTPYDSYKEGLVKKIEVLTVTEKNDEATLKIELSEIQTGKGDPKVKLKAWHFNNSNGKIDLKNTAWLKVGDSLGDKTNNPSYLNYKISQINKSLKTGKWTVTFSNGTEVLERQISGSLENIWALQIEWLIHRHFAKTQKLIEKNIKCLSLIFIDRVANYVGETPIIKNIFVEKYRAIFPEYHDGRIPTDEEIQAVQGYYFAQKASGEYADNEGGVKEQSKIYDLILKGKEELLTLSNTVQFVFSHSALGVGWDNPNVFNIATLNSTYSEIKKRQEIGRGLRICVNQDGQRVYDDPNVEESERINQLTVIPNETYETFVTQYQEEIKSVYGTPNAGAGMTHTHKGIPADEVMFKRNPSSEIDKAFRKYWTALSKKTEYTMAFDEDNLIKESVERINQISIPDFIIEASSFLINALTEEDKNDTFQGSENIIQKTTFTPLDLIEELSENTGVSYNTLFKIINRMTNLDQMVKNPPRFIHEASVIIRDVELNEMIRGLDYQITGESYPFDFNDFVKNIAKTAYVDTPHKGVFDKMLVDSDVERNFSLDADKDAEVVCFLKLPSWYKIKTPIGNYEPDFGLVMKRKSLKTGDENEFYFVIETKGTNDINDKKALTESEVYKIRCAMKHFEKLGLEVKYKAPIKEYSFFKTLASQ; encoded by the coding sequence ATGAATTTCAAATTAGAAAGCCTAAAATATCAAGAAAACGCCATACAGAGCATAGTGAAAGTTTTTGAAGGAACTGAAAAAAATACGTTTGATAATGCTTGTTTTGAAGGAATTCGTTCTAACATGACACGCCTAACTTTAGAAGAAGTAAAAAGCAACATTCAAAATGTATTATTTGAAAACGGCATTACAGAAGAAATAGCTAGACTTTCAGATGAAAATGATATTTGTGTAGAGATGGAAACCGGTACAGGTAAAACGTTGGTTTACATTAAGACAATCTATGAACTATTTAAACATTACGGGTTTACTAAATTTATAATATTGGTTCCATCAGTAGCCATTAGACAAAATATTATTGGAACATTCAAATCATTTGATAAGCAGCTTGAAGACATATATGGTTTTAAACCAAATGCTTTCGAATATGATAGTAAAAAACTTCAAAAAGTAACACAGTTTATAGAAGACCAACATCCACAAGTAATGATTATGACGTTGGCTTCATTCAATTCAGAAGATAAAATTCTTAACCAAGCACAACGAGAAGACTTATTCAATAACATTCCTTTTATTGATGCAATTGGAAAAACAAATCCAATTATTTTCATGGATGAACCTCAGGAAGGGATGGATACGGAGAATTCAATTAAACAAATCGCGAAATTAAATCCTTTATTTAAGCTTCGCTATTCTGCTACACATAAAGTAATTAAAAATTTAGTCTACAGACTTACGCCTTATGATAGTTACAAAGAAGGTTTAGTTAAGAAAATTGAGGTACTTACTGTTACTGAAAAAAATGACGAAGCAACATTAAAAATTGAATTGTCTGAAATTCAAACAGGTAAAGGTGATCCAAAAGTAAAACTTAAAGCATGGCATTTTAACAATTCAAATGGTAAAATCGATTTAAAAAACACAGCCTGGTTAAAAGTGGGCGATAGTTTAGGTGACAAAACAAACAATCCTAGTTATCTAAACTATAAGATTTCACAAATAAATAAAAGCCTTAAAACGGGTAAATGGACGGTTACCTTCTCAAATGGTACTGAAGTACTTGAAAGGCAAATTTCAGGTAGTTTAGAAAACATTTGGGCGTTGCAAATAGAATGGTTAATTCATAGACATTTTGCTAAAACGCAAAAATTAATTGAGAAAAATATAAAATGTTTATCATTAATTTTCATTGACAGAGTAGCTAATTATGTCGGTGAAACACCAATCATTAAAAATATTTTTGTTGAAAAATACAGAGCTATTTTCCCAGAATATCACGATGGAAGAATTCCTACCGATGAAGAAATTCAGGCAGTACAGGGATATTACTTTGCTCAAAAGGCAAGCGGTGAATATGCAGATAACGAAGGTGGCGTAAAAGAACAAAGTAAAATTTACGATTTAATATTGAAAGGGAAAGAAGAACTTTTAACCTTATCAAATACAGTACAATTTGTTTTCTCTCACTCTGCTTTAGGTGTGGGTTGGGATAATCCAAATGTATTCAATATTGCAACATTAAATTCAACATATTCCGAAATTAAGAAACGTCAAGAAATTGGTCGTGGTTTGCGTATTTGTGTAAATCAGGATGGTCAAAGAGTGTATGATGATCCTAATGTAGAGGAAAGTGAACGAATAAATCAACTGACCGTAATTCCTAATGAAACCTACGAAACGTTCGTAACGCAATACCAGGAAGAAATCAAATCAGTCTACGGCACACCAAACGCAGGTGCTGGAATGACACATACACACAAGGGAATTCCAGCAGATGAAGTAATGTTCAAACGAAATCCTTCTAGTGAAATAGATAAAGCTTTCAGAAAATATTGGACAGCTTTGTCTAAAAAAACGGAATATACAATGGCATTTGATGAAGATAATTTAATCAAAGAATCCGTAGAAAGAATCAATCAAATTTCGATTCCCGATTTTATTATTGAAGCTTCTAGTTTTTTGATTAATGCATTAACAGAAGAAGATAAAAACGACACATTTCAAGGTTCAGAAAATATAATTCAAAAAACAACTTTTACACCTTTAGATTTAATTGAAGAATTAAGTGAAAATACGGGTGTTAGTTACAATACATTGTTCAAGATTATAAATCGAATGACTAATTTGGACCAAATGGTAAAGAACCCACCACGTTTCATTCATGAAGCATCAGTAATCATTAGAGATGTGGAATTAAATGAAATGATTCGTGGTTTAGACTATCAAATTACAGGTGAAAGTTACCCTTTTGATTTCAATGATTTTGTAAAAAACATTGCTAAAACAGCATATGTAGATACACCCCACAAAGGAGTTTTTGATAAGATGTTAGTGGATAGTGATGTAGAGAGAAATTTCTCTTTAGATGCCGACAAAGATGCTGAAGTAGTTTGTTTTTTAAAATTACCTAGTTGGTATAAAATCAAAACTCCAATTGGAAATTACGAACCTGATTTTGGTTTAGTTATGAAACGTAAAAGTTTAAAAACAGGAGATGAAAATGAGTTCTATTTCGTAATTGAAACAAAAGGAACAAATGATATTAACGACAAAAAAGCACTAACCGAAAGCGAAGTGTATAAAATTCGATGCGCTATGAAACACTTTGAAAAATTAGGATTAGAAGTAAAATACAAAGCCCCAATTAAAGAGTATAGTTTTTTTAAAACACTAGCAAGTCAATAA
- a CDS encoding TrlF family AAA-like ATPase, whose amino-acid sequence MTKIERGSDWRKWDLHFHTPSSYDYGDKSITNQEIIDTLSANQISVVAITDHHKIDIERIQELQRLGKEKDILVLPGIELLSDARGKVPIHFIGIFSENCNLEYIWGQLENTTNIKKIKGEGKEPNQVYCDLEETIKLVKSLGGITTIHAGDKTNSIENITHSLPHGEAQKTEIANQIDIYELGKVDDKDGYINVVFPAIGKHIPMIICSDNHNIKKYVLKENCWIKADCSFEGLKQVIYESKQRVRIQALKPHEKAEYQVIDSVQISHTDFYSQKIHFNQNLNSIIGGRSTGKSVLLGAIAKKLNCDKEVKFNNEDYTKFVNEVVSSITVTWKDGVINNDRNIEYFPQSYMYRLAQNKNNELDKLIEEIVRQDKAKNNLIAEYETYSAENNTDITNKLNKLFQLQDELVKKNTQLKEKGDEKGIRSEIDKLERESKELKTKINISDSELQEYNKLKSETDTLLKLNENLQSQILKLQSLKSKFLINKDLEFEIVALSDSNKDEVRAKYDDLKLRFEKEWQDSIEKISQKNSDEVKANNIKIESIQSSPIYIKGIETFKNNRQYKELEEKLKIQKDKLADITLIKKENEELRLQITSFVSLIKEAHRNYFKKIEEMKNSLDIAKDKLEIKASARLNSQGYKDLLNFGINQQSYQGQSIVNEKIETIEDFFTSAHALFDKLLLNNITLKGGNTNISFAQKVLSTNFFEITYDIIYEDTFKKMSEGKKAFVVLMLLLDFSNKDCPILIDQPEDDLDNRAIYKDLVKYLKNKKKERQIILVTHNPNIVVGADSELVIVANQNGIDTPNISGAKFQYTSGSLENTKEFENSIKITLHSQGIKEHVCEILEGGNEAFKQREKKYDIK is encoded by the coding sequence ATGACTAAAATTGAAAGAGGTTCAGACTGGAGAAAATGGGACTTACATTTTCATACACCTTCATCATATGACTATGGTGACAAATCCATTACAAATCAAGAAATAATTGATACTTTATCGGCAAATCAAATTTCTGTGGTTGCAATTACAGACCATCACAAAATAGACATTGAAAGAATTCAAGAGTTACAACGTCTAGGAAAAGAAAAAGACATATTGGTTCTTCCGGGTATTGAACTTTTGTCAGACGCAAGAGGAAAAGTACCAATTCATTTTATTGGTATATTCTCAGAAAATTGTAATCTCGAATACATTTGGGGACAACTTGAGAATACCACTAACATAAAAAAGATTAAGGGAGAAGGAAAAGAGCCAAATCAAGTGTACTGTGACTTAGAAGAAACAATTAAACTAGTTAAAAGTCTTGGAGGAATAACAACAATACACGCAGGAGATAAGACAAATAGCATTGAAAATATAACCCATTCATTACCACACGGTGAGGCACAAAAGACCGAAATAGCTAATCAAATTGATATCTATGAATTGGGTAAAGTAGATGACAAAGATGGATATATCAATGTTGTATTCCCAGCAATAGGAAAGCATATTCCTATGATTATCTGTTCAGATAATCACAATATCAAGAAATACGTTTTAAAAGAAAATTGTTGGATAAAAGCTGATTGTTCATTTGAAGGACTAAAACAAGTAATTTATGAATCCAAACAAAGAGTTCGAATTCAAGCTCTAAAACCTCACGAAAAGGCGGAATATCAAGTTATTGATTCGGTACAAATATCACATACTGATTTCTACAGTCAAAAAATTCATTTCAATCAAAACCTTAACTCCATAATTGGAGGTCGTTCAACTGGCAAGTCGGTGCTTTTAGGTGCAATTGCAAAGAAATTGAACTGTGATAAGGAAGTGAAATTTAATAATGAAGATTATACAAAATTCGTAAATGAAGTTGTCAGTAGCATTACCGTGACTTGGAAAGACGGAGTTATAAATAATGATAGAAATATTGAGTATTTTCCACAAAGTTATATGTACCGTCTTGCTCAAAACAAAAACAATGAACTAGACAAACTTATTGAAGAAATAGTAAGACAAGATAAAGCTAAAAATAATCTAATTGCAGAATACGAAACTTACAGTGCAGAGAACAATACGGACATAACAAATAAGCTAAATAAATTATTTCAGCTACAAGATGAATTAGTCAAAAAGAATACGCAATTAAAGGAAAAAGGCGATGAAAAAGGAATCCGAAGTGAAATTGATAAGCTTGAAAGAGAATCAAAGGAATTAAAAACAAAAATCAATATTTCTGATTCTGAACTACAAGAATATAACAAGTTAAAAAGTGAAACCGATACACTTCTAAAACTTAATGAAAATTTACAGTCTCAAATTTTAAAGCTACAATCGTTAAAGTCAAAATTTTTAATCAACAAAGATTTAGAGTTTGAAATAGTTGCTTTAAGCGATTCTAATAAAGACGAGGTAAGAGCAAAGTATGATGATTTGAAACTGCGCTTTGAAAAGGAATGGCAAGACTCCATAGAAAAAATATCGCAGAAAAATTCTGATGAAGTAAAGGCAAACAATATAAAAATAGAGTCAATTCAAAGTAGTCCAATTTATATAAAGGGTATAGAGACATTTAAAAATAACAGACAGTATAAGGAACTTGAAGAAAAATTAAAGATTCAAAAAGACAAACTAGCTGATATAACTTTGATTAAAAAAGAAAATGAAGAGTTACGACTACAAATAACAAGCTTTGTTTCTTTAATCAAAGAGGCACATAGGAACTATTTCAAGAAAATCGAAGAGATGAAAAATTCTCTTGATATTGCTAAAGACAAACTTGAAATAAAAGCTTCTGCTCGATTAAATTCTCAAGGATATAAAGATTTATTAAATTTTGGGATTAACCAACAAAGCTATCAAGGTCAATCAATTGTTAATGAAAAAATTGAAACTATCGAAGATTTTTTCACATCAGCTCATGCTTTGTTTGACAAGTTGCTTCTGAATAATATTACATTAAAAGGAGGTAATACTAACATTAGCTTTGCACAAAAAGTGCTTTCAACTAATTTTTTTGAAATAACCTATGATATTATTTATGAAGATACATTCAAAAAAATGTCCGAAGGTAAAAAGGCATTTGTTGTTCTAATGCTTCTTCTAGATTTTAGTAACAAAGACTGCCCCATATTAATTGACCAACCTGAAGATGATTTGGATAATCGAGCAATCTATAAAGATTTAGTCAAATATCTAAAAAACAAAAAGAAAGAAAGACAAATTATTCTCGTTACTCACAACCCTAACATTGTTGTAGGCGCTGACTCAGAATTAGTAATTGTAGCTAATCAAAATGGAATCGATACCCCAAATATAAGTGGAGCAAAATTTCAATATACTTCAGGCAGTTTAGAAAACACTAAAGAATTTGAAAATTCAATTAAAATAACTTTACACTCACAAGGAATAAAAGAGCACGTTTGCGAAATACTTGAAGGAGGCAATGAAGCATTTAAACAGAGGGAGAAAAAATATGACATTAAATAG